gcagtcACACACAGTTGCAACCTACAATTTGACATTTACTTACgtacatatacgtatatacacaTCTATATACACGCACATACACGCAAAGCCGAGAATTAAGATTGAAGGGGATGATTCGCGCGTgagtgcgcgcgcgagcggaCACATACGTGAGACTGTTCTTCAAAAAAGTGGCAAATAAAGTCGAAAGATACGAAGAAAgactagaaaaaaaacaaaaaaaaaaaaaaaaaaataatcgtgaCGATGACAAAAACGCGCGATACGTATCGATTACCGCGAGACACCGATTTCGCGCCCGATCTTCATACATCGTCAGCCCGGAAACCCACAACTGAGGATGcaaacagtaaaaaaaataaaaaaaataaaaaaaaagagaggaggAGATCACGAAGCAGACAGATTAAAAACTAGCTGTGGTAGTCGCTGCCGTGTTTCGTATTACGCATACACCTTGTATAATCGTCGTCAtcgttgccgccgccgccgccgccgccgctactgctgctgctgctgctgctgctgctgtttgcAATATCCACGTGCACTGTTCACTGCCACTGCAGTTCGTGTTAATATCGTTGTACATAACTTTCTATGTATAGCTCGAGTGCGGCGAAAGAAAGAGCAAGGCGAGGCGCGCGAGTGGACACGCACCCTGCGAAGTACAAAGGACACGTAGCGTCGATCGCGCAAACAGGACTGAGCTGCACTGACAATCCGGATCAACCAGCTTCCTGTCAACGAGTTATCCTCCCTCTATAAAGCACTATGATAACATAGGTGGAGAAGGCAAACTTAACAACCTGAATAGTTAAATATATCGCGTAACCGCGCTCATGTAGCACaacacgaataaaataaatttaattaatcagtttCCTAAACCGGACGATGTCGGTGCAACTAGTCCGAAGGATAGCTCACGCAGAATCTTCAAATCTCGCGGTTCGCGAAATGATATCATGGAAATCTAACTTCTACTCCTAAGATAGTCTGAAAGCCGCATACGGCAAATATAGTTTTGCACTATTTATCGTATCACGTTTCTCTGCATTgagatagaaagaaaatttttactattaatcAGTTTATCCGACAgaacattttttgtttgtatcATTCAAACTGCGGTGGCATACGCGGGTTAATCGAAATTTAAATGGTGCAAAACTTGTTtgcatgtgtatatattttcattagaCTAAAAAGTTTTAAGTTGCAAAGTAAacgttctaattttttatagcaatTAAAACTCTATCacgttacattttttatacgatatGAACGTAATTCCATGGCACTTGCAATGTAACAAATGTCTTTCTTGATTTCCCGAAGtactttatttgtaaaacaagtaagtatttttgtaattaaaacaatcaCTAAAGTGTTATACACGTGTGTTCTTGATACAGAGTTTATCTACAATCACATAGTGttcaaagtattttatatttgtttgaaaGCACTTGGAAAATCGGATTTGTGACACAATCGAATTTGTAGTGAAACGAAAGACGATTAGGCGATATATGAGATTATATTTCCGATGCGAACTGATTCAGTCGAGAACTTGCGCGCTTCGCCACGTTTCTCGCGCGCGGAACGGTACCCGTTTAAATGGACATTGTATTTCCGCAGCGATCGAATTCCGTGCGTCTTTTCTCGTCTTTTCTCTTCCTCCCAGCCGATTCTGAAAATCTGGAATCGAAATTTCTTATTCTCGTAAACTCGCGTGTTTCCTTACGCTGAATGGATTCACGCTGAACGGACGTGATAATCGGCGCTACGAAGCGACAAATttacaaaagagaaaaactCGCGAGAAATCTACGTGTAAAGCAAAAATCTCGATTGAAGAAACACGTATCTGATCGTATTACGTTATTCTTGAGAAACATCTGTGTGTTTGtttctttcctctctttttgTTGTCATCGAGTCTCTTAACGAACGAAATGTTTATCGACGAACCACGAGTTTGCGAGCGAGTCCTTCGCGTTTTGAGCGCCGGAGAAAGCTTCGAGAGAGCTTCGGCGACTCTGTCTCGCCTTGACGCGATTCtatacgaaaataaaacaaattcgTGCGTTAGATTTTGTGGAAGTCGTTTATCAAgcgacaaaaaaaagaaatctcgTCGGAGCCTTGTGTAGAGTTTTAGATGATCGGTCAAGATTCGCGTCGCGCGGGGCAAgccaaataaaagaaatttcagCAGCTTCTATTGATTTATTTCCTGATGTTTGcacattttatcatatctcttTGACTTATATAAGAAAGATTGTGATGTTGATGCGAAAGATGATTTCCGTGCGATTACGATTGTGATATTGCTTAAAAGTAAGTCAATTGTGTATTCCATTCGGCGAATTTGCAGATTATGCGAAATACCTGCGGCTGGCCAATCGCGCGTCGTGAATCGCTCATGCACTCTCTTTAAGAATTAAATCGTGCACCGATTCAATCGATATCATCAACCGTAATCATGTTCTCGTTGCGTCGCGCGGAATAAATGTGACGCATTTGTGTGTATGTGGAACGTGTGTATCTTAACGAAGTACATACTTcgaagtatatatatatatataaataagcccataaaaaaatcgaacaaAGAACTCGAAGTAATtcgagatataaatatatatatatatataaatatatatatatatatatggagatttaaaaaaaatgtataaagagAGGGAATTAAGGCGCGCTGAGCGTACGCCACCTTCAATGCCTCATTGACCTCATCTAATGCTTTTTTATCTGTACATTTACAATTTGTGTACCAATGAGGAACGTTGTTTAATCATGTTGTTGATGTTATTGTTAAAGAATGAGATTCAATATTGTACATAActatatattcattataattgatgatataaataattatatacataaaagagTAAATCCCCCAGAGTCCCCTTATGCCTCGCGTTTCGATATGCGGATCCACGTCactttgtaataaaaagacAAGTACTTTACAAATCTGTGTTGAGCAGGATGAAACTGTCGGCATAAAATCGTTTCACCGTAACACCTATTTATGCCATAAAAAATGGCGTTAAGTGCCTCTATCGCCTCCGataacgttatttttctttaatatgcTGACAGGAGTATCCGTGCGCTCatgatttatatttgtcaCATAATTTATAGCTACGTAGTCAAATAACTCACAATCAGTGCAAAGGCGTTGTAATTTAgaagaaaagattattttcagattattcCGACAAGTgcaatatattgatttattatcacCGGAGAGAATTGCACgttgaatttttattcgtatGTTGTGCTAGTAAACATTTGATCGTTTAGATGTATTTATAGACAaaagaacattttaatatacattctaCATCACTATTTGTGGAGACTTTTTCCCTCAAGAGGATTAGAACTAAATCAGCAGGGGAAAAAAATGCttgattaacaaatataaaatttttagtattctacaagataatttttagttatgaCAGTTACGAGCAGAGTTAAgtcttttgttttattacaacTAGCTGCGTACTATTAAATGCATTCAAcagatttcatattttttgaaaacattattGAGTGCAAAACCTTAAAAAATTTCcttcttattttaaattaactcgcattaaaattaatattttactaaaattctattatataaaaatataatacatcaatattttgatacattatatataatgtttaaaaacgATAAAAGAGAAATGCAAATAAGACAGGTAAGtacaagataaattttatttatatcattttcattaaCAACAACGATTTATTGTTGGCATTCTACTTTATCATTAAACGTAATCagtatatttttacgatacaattatttatcataaaaatatcacagtACTGATGATATCACGCGCAATCTAATACCATTTAAGAATATATGCGtaaatgtttgttttaatCGATAAGACCGATTATTatcgtgtaaaaataatcaaaatccTCTTTAAttaacaagaaatattttttaaaaaaatttctatattattctaaaattttttatctcacgacagtattttttaaacaaagtatggtattttattttgctaatttaataatgtcGTGTTTATcactatttatataatcatgtaaTTCTAATAATCCATCTATCATGCGAGCACGATATTTCGGAATTCCATTAAATTGTTCGCAAATAAGCGGTGTCCTATCAACAAATGCGATACTCTCAAGGAGCTCTGGctctttggaaaaatatttaccaaCTGCATCAGATTCTAGCAGCAACATCGGTGTGTTCAAAACACCATGTATCATACACATGACTTGTAAATCTTGAATAGACTCGATAAATTCGTCCCAAGAGAAAACTTCTGATATATTTAAACCAGCTTCTTTCATTATAATCGCCATGGTAtcgtgataaattttgaaaagcgTTTTGCTGTGACTCTCTCGTAGTTTTCGCGTGGTCGAAAATTGGAGAAAACATAATATGTCATGTGCTGGTGGATTGtacctaaaaataaaaattaatactgttttttttatataaaaaattaaatgcaattctCTGTATAATTTCatgaatctttttataaatttctatacaaattcgcatatcttttatattacaataaaaattataagatgcaaaaaaatatgatagttTAAGGTTGGAGACTTACCTCACATACAACTTTTATATGTTATTGAAATAGactttcttaattttcttaattgcgtatttttttaaatagatgcATGCTTACCTTGCTAGTTGGAAATCGATCAGGCAGCATTCAACAGGTTGTCCATCGGCgtcgtatttaaaaaatatattgtttgcCCATAAATCACCATGACATAACACATTTTTGTGCTTTACCGATGGTAACAGTTTAACCGTGTGATCTGCGCATAATCTTGCAATCTTCTCTTTGAAGCTACTGCGCTGATCGTCATTTAATTCGGGCAACAAATCGATCATCGAAACGATGCCTTTTACAGCGGCATCGAACATCGGCTTCGCTGAACCCTGCTGTGGCCAGAGAGTCTCTTGCAGgcaataagaaaatttgtcGTGCAAAGTTTTCTTACACTGTTGTTCGAAGATAAGAGACTTCGCATGGAACTTGGCGAGTGTCTTCATCAGAATCTTGCAGTGTTCGAGATCGAAGGGTATGTGCTTGTTGGCCATCGTATAGCCGCTATGTACCATATCTTCGAGAACGATCAACTCGCCCTCAACTCCGAGAAAACATTCCGGGATGTATGTTTCGCCGTCACTATCCAACATCTCTGGAAATACCGTTGTATAAAGAGCCACTTCTTTCTTAAACGTACCGTACTCTTGAACAAACTTGTACATCGGACTGTTGACCGGCGGTAGTAActtgataaagaaatttatgctCTTCGTTTCCAGCGGTGACTTCGGACAAGCCACGGTAGTTTTCAACGTAAAATATTGACCCACGAAACCGTTCACCTCTTCTATCGGCACAATCTTGTAGTTGATCAACGAGAAGTCGTTCATCGCATCTTGTCGCAGCTTCTTGCGAATTATTTCGAAGCACTGTTCGTCCTGGAGAACTTTCTGCGACTCGACTTCACACATTGTCGTCGTATACAAGCAAAAAAGtggaaatgttttaaaaagtaaaaaaatgtcttcacttcttcttcttttacgTAACcagttttctattttattttcaggtaTTTTCAAACACTGCTAGTTTCGATTATGAAGCTGATAGGTATCAGTGATAATTTGTAACCGCGAGCCACATACGTATGCAATTAAGAACTTTGATCATGTGCGTTCGAGCCTGCCGAGCGTTATAAGTCATCAAATCGTAGGAACCGTTATAAGACCGTGAGATCATTGTATAGAATCGTATAGGCATATATCGGTGTGCGGCAGCGAAGTGAGCGCCTAAACATTCGCGCAAGCGTACgaaaaaataagcaaaatcCTCAAGGCTGCGTTCCGATTTCTCACCCGAGTATACTCGCTGTATTGGAGTAAGAGAGATacaaaagtgaaataaaagaGGAGAGGAAAGCACCTGAGTAGGGAATTTGAACGCAGCCCAAGAGGGGAACGACGATCTTATCATAAAAATCGAGAGATCATCGAAAACTACAgtcaatttttgtaaaacttacaGTCAATTCAATCTAGTCTTAGAATCAATTTTCAGTCTTAGAGAATCGCACAGTCAATCAGACAGATAGCAGAAATCACTTGATTGTAAGAGGTGTTAACAGTAAAGTAAGATCGCAACCCACACAAAACATGACATCCAATGGTCCATATAATCTTCATAACTTCATACTACATCTATTTCTACGATGGATATTAGATagatttatattagaaatccATATTATCTCCATGATAAATGACGTCTATAAATCTATCATAGATGTCTATTAGATATCTGTTATCGATGTTTGATAGAAGTATCAGTATCAATGGTAACGAATATTGTTAGGGCATCGTCGAtgtcaaacgtttcggctgatcattcagccatcttcagtgctaacgttacaaatctgtttagtagaaagattgtggtttcaattcgtcattaataaaattatttggaagtaaagtcacaaatgtgattgcgagatagtcttgtttatgtaGGTATTAACAGAATGTCACCATGTTCTCGATTGTCTCACATGGTGACATTTTGTTAACACCtacataaacaagactatctcgcaatcacatttgtgacttttccaaataattttattaataacgaattaaaactataatcCATCAAAGctctatgaaatatttatggaacATCTATGATTGCTCCATATGATATCTATGAATATAACTAATGGATGTCGAATGGAGATAAGTAACGCGGAACTGTGGATGTTTGGTAGACATCTATAGCAGATTACATGGACATCTAATAGAGGTTTCGAATCTCCACGATAGACATCTAGTGGATATCCATTAGAGGTTTTTGTTCCGTGTGGGAATCAGTCACATTGTTTTACTTATTTACCACGACCAACATCTTTCACAAACTTTTCATATAAGATCCAACAGTCATAAATCATAAGAATCAGGGCCGCATTTATACTTTTGGAGGCCCCAGGCGCAACATCATTATGAGGCCTCAAAAGAACAAGTCTAtttcaattaatcaaattcatacgcattttttaaaagtgtttattgaaaataaaagtcgaCATGCATTACATGATGCAAAAAggcgaaatttaataaacaattaccgCTTACGAATATTTCAGCGGCctctagtttttatattatgaatttaatatttaaaagtaagtattttattttgcaaccaTAACTAGgctgttttttatattgtcattAGTGAGCAGTAAGATTTCAAAATGAGGCCCCAGCTTGCGCCTAATGCGCCTTATGGTAAATGCGGCCGTGATAAGAATAAAccttattataaaaaatgttgaagataATTAATGTCCTGATGCTATCGGTCCGATCATACGTTATAGTTTTACGATATATAtggagatttaaaaaaaatgtataaagagAGGGAATTATGGCGCGTTGAGCGTACGCCACCTTCAATGCCTCATTGACCTCATCTAATGCTTTTTTATCTGTACATTTACAATTTGTGTACTAATGAGGAACGTTCATTATTCATGTTGttgatattattgttaaagaaTGAGATTCAATATTGTACATAActatatattcattattaactTTCTGCGACTCGACTTCACACATTGTCGTCGTATACAAGCAAAAAAGtggaaatgttttaaaaagtaaaaaaatgtcttcacttcttcttcttttacgTAACcagttttctattttattttcaggtaTTTTCAAACACTGCTAGTTTCGATTATGAAGCTGATAGGTATCAGTGATAATTTGTAACCGCGGGCCACATACGTATGCAATCAAGAACTTTGATTATGTGCGTTCGGGCCTGCCGAGCGTTGTAAGTCATAAATCGTAAGAACCGTTATAAGACCGTCATTGTATAGAACCGTATGGGCATATGTCGGTGTGCGGCAGCAAAGTGAGCGCCTAAACATTCGCGCAAGCGTACgaaaaaataagcaaattttatGTAGGCTTAGTCAGGGACAAATTTCGGTTTCTGCCGCTCCTAGGCTGAATCAAATTTGCCGCCCCTTAATGACAGTGGAGCAAggggaaatttttttattaattaaataagaaatagataataaaataagaaacaggtatcttatatataggattctttgaataataataaataataaaaataaacattctctttcgcgcgcgcgcgcgtttccagttttttttcttcaattctcAACCGATTTTGTTGACATTTTTTCtatgatatttaatgttaccCCGAGCATATAAAGTCAGAAATGTAaagaacgtaaaaaaatttttaatattaaaaaaacttaaagaaaaaatttcagcaaaattagTTGAGAATTGGAggagaaaaacgaaaaataaatttcgccgAAAACGCCGGAAAAACACTTTAGCACTTTATACACCCTTTAACAGTAATGATCacgaacatatttatattatgactcttttgatgaaaatcagaatgtatttcgaatataaatcaagtgttaataaattttttttaattcaaaaattaaaaatttgccgcCCCCTAAAATCTGCCGCCCTAGGCTATAGCCTATCCAGCCTAATGGGAAATTCGCCCCTGGGCTTAGTGTCAACGGCtgaattttgtaaacaaaatgCGATAACCTTGCGgggtatatttattttcattaatttcatgtTACTTGCTTTTTCGAATTTTCGTTCACTAAAGATGGCCAAAATAAATaagccgaaacgtttgaatTAGCTAattgttaacttttttttactgagCAACTAACACCTAGCTCTGGGCTGACaaagctatattttttaatatataaattatcttatGTATGATGATCTTATCTAAATAAAGCGATTTGAACATTATCACTGCTATCAATTATTTTCCCTTGGGCGTTAATACAAGATAgacttttatacataataatcgataagataaaaataaatgaaaaaacgtATTGTgaatacatattgaatatgaCATTATGCACATGCATAGTGCACAATGTGCACTTTGCTTATTGCAACATCACATTCAATATGTAttcataatacatatttttatttactttttatttattttatcaatgactatgtgtatataaaagcCTATCTTGCATTGACATCTAATAGAAACTTGATAACAGTGACAGTGTTCAAATCGAGACTCACATTGAGgctgttacaaaatattcgaAGTTGTGTATATTCGAagttgtgtattatttttagtacaaAGTGATAAAGCAACATTTTCATGCTGAGATCTTTAGAAAAGtaacgtaataaaattgttaataaagtaaactctacatttttatttaatttgtattactaACAATAGTGTATGATATTAGAGTATTAGTTATATCATTGGATTTAggtattaaagaaaaagtttttaattttattgtaaaacatAGTTTACGCATGGCtaaaatttcgtaaaaatctatattatatataaattatttatatctattcgcgaaaaatgatatttttattcgattgtaagatgtttatttgttacaatagCATACCTTTTTACGATTGTAACATATTATCCattgttataattacataacaatttcttataaatatatttattacaagataaatgattttaaatataattttactaaaaaagctgtgttataaagaatattgcaaaattataataacacaATGCAacttgttaatattaaaaaaaaaattttttttttaattatgtacaattttcatatttaatttacaaggACAATGCATGAAATGTTAATTGCGAATGggaatgtattatatattgttgaaaaaGTCTCGTCGAGTAGAGTCCAGCTGTGCAATATTTCTTGAATGGCACTTCTGGAGGACGCTGTGTGTAATATACATTGCCGGCCAAAAGTTTGGATACACTTGCCTGTACaccattcatttttatttagcaagATTCCACCGCTttctaataaacttttttgttttttattagttagttaaatcttaatttatatgaaaaaaatcaatttgtctgatttttatgaaaagaattatcgaaaatatcgCTAAAGTATAACTAGTGGTAGGCAAGTTCGGTGCTCGATAAGAGATATACATGCTTACTTCAAGATCAGTTAATGTtttgatgttttatttatgttttacgtAAGTCACAATGagcatttaaaattgattttgtcaGTATTCTGTACGGTTGAAATGTGTCTACATCACTAGCAACTAAGAgttcaaagtttttttaagtgtTTATGCACTGATCTaaaaaaatgggaaaaaacaaagaaataccTATGGAAAAACGAGGTGCTATTATTGCCTTATATAATGAAGGCATGTCTTATCGAATCATCgccaaaaaaatagaagtcTCATTAAAAGGTGTTCAATCAACTATTGCCAAATTCAAAGACACTGGCACCTTTCGTAGCCGTTCTCACACAGGACGTCCAAAAATAACCACCCGACAGGAAGATCAACATATAGTAGTTATTAGCAAGAGAAATAGACGCTTAACAGCACCGGAAATCCGCGCAGACATCAATAGAACTCGAAAAAATCCAGTACCGCTTACAACTGTGAAGAAACGTTTAAGAATTGCCGGTCTAAAAAGATGTGTTGCAGTGAAAAAACCTTTGCTCCGTCcaataaataagaagaaacGACTTGAATGGACTCTCCAACATCGAAACTGGACGATAGAGCAGTGGAAACAGGTACTTTGGACTGACGAATCCAAGTTTGAAATCTTTGGATCTCGTAGACGAATTTTTGTAAGAAGAAACACCTCTGAAAAAATGACGCCGCAGTGCATTGTG
Above is a genomic segment from Linepithema humile isolate Giens D197 chromosome 6, Lhum_UNIL_v1.0, whole genome shotgun sequence containing:
- the LOC105677053 gene encoding uncharacterized protein, with amino-acid sequence MCEVESQKVLQDEQCFEIIRKKLRQDAMNDFSLINYKIVPIEEVNGFVGQYFTLKTTVACPKSPLETKSINFFIKLLPPVNSPMYKFVQEYGTFKKEVALYTTVFPEMLDSDGETYIPECFLGVEGELIVLEDMVHSGYTMANKHIPFDLEHCKILMKTLAKFHAKSLIFEQQCKKTLHDKFSYCLQETLWPQQGSAKPMFDAAVKGIVSMIDLLPELNDDQRSSFKEKIARLCADHTVKLLPSVKHKNVLCHGDLWANNIFFKYDADGQPVECCLIDFQLARYNPPAHDILCFLQFSTTRKLRESHSKTLFKIYHDTMAIIMKEAGLNISEVFSWDEFIESIQDLQVMCMIHGVLNTPMLLLESDAVGKYFSKEPELLESIAFVDRTPLICEQFNGIPKYRARMIDGLLELHDYINSDKHDIIKLAK